From a region of the Polynucleobacter corsicus genome:
- a CDS encoding UvrD-helicase domain-containing protein, whose amino-acid sequence MSNSTFPVDIACDPNRSVIVSACAGSGKTWLLVTRMARLLLAGAKPQEILALTFTRKAAQEMRDRLYRLLEEFSQSSDEQLFQHLTDRGLTTDEAKALLPTAKSLYAKVLSSPQGIVIDTFHGWFGRLLGAAPISTGIQPGFSLREDAKRLQDECLDDWWGNLPEGIQVHYDTLLKALGASETQKFLMSNYSLFKQRGAWTFFSQACKAHGTTPIEKLKTDLSRLKIDNPLNGVWNDINAKADLEFLHRCFTNSSATEMAYAPSIQMAIDLKAKGGDVMEMASILQPIFLTQDDTNRTSNDKAAGDLKKYLKKEGELDREQEHVTYKQAWATAFLEFVAWKKEQEAFALNEAWFAMSAAMMDHVNMTKESMRVRDFDDLEIGVSQLMADSANAAYLQSRLDAKYRHILVDEFQDTNPLQWQILRAWLEGYGQDESKPSIFIVGDPKQSIYRFRRADPRLFNDAQAFLVKEMQAASLNQNTTRRNAPKINDAVNQIFGTEQLPESYPFTAQNTLWKAPVGNTAEAPYSNEGEAYLLPLVKHEAEELEQRAGNAFEQAIVDARQTADVTQRYVEGQQVSALIQHLIQTRPVLDRVNGQEVWRKARESDFLLLVKRRKYLPQFERALREAGLAFESSRLGGLLNTLEIDDLIALLTVLVTPRHDLPLAQVLRSPIFAFTESQMQTLAKALASNQYRSWWDALQDSPDASLMQAARYLEHWRMLGERLPVHDLLDRIYQESDLRIKYASVSQEIARAQVLANLDAFLELALNQDGGRYPSLGRFIEEINTIRRGDDDETPDEGDVDAEPDLVELDEESELSEEDKNKRVRMMTIHGAKGLESPFVIMLDANHTEGKADHRGVLLDWPPESESPSHLSMYTSATLTNPRSEVRERELLIGKNENWNLLYVAMTRAKQGLCISGVAKAPTAKNPSGLDEKSWYGRAMLGQLSILEDQPAPLKNTSPTQTSQKPGNPKNFMMDDFEVSWVAARVSHEQQLKDIESGLTLEIFQDDSNTPDNSKILEEGVHFHQLLEHLTLQTGATEPEVMSTEQIARWLGISNESASKALDQASTVLNTQELEQYLTSNQWVQAWNEIDVVSLDGKSFRLDRLVEFDGHLAILDYKLTIPEVGSEAHNKYRSQLNNYKQELARIRPDKPAKAFLISAKGEIREIT is encoded by the coding sequence GTGAGTAACTCTACATTCCCAGTTGACATTGCTTGCGATCCCAATCGCTCTGTAATCGTATCCGCCTGCGCAGGTAGTGGCAAGACTTGGTTATTGGTCACCCGCATGGCGCGCCTCTTATTAGCTGGAGCAAAGCCTCAAGAAATCCTCGCACTCACGTTCACCAGAAAAGCCGCACAAGAGATGCGTGATCGTCTCTATCGTTTATTGGAGGAGTTTTCACAATCGAGTGATGAGCAGCTATTCCAGCATTTAACTGATCGGGGTCTGACTACCGATGAGGCGAAGGCGCTACTACCTACCGCCAAGTCTTTGTATGCCAAAGTACTGTCAAGCCCGCAAGGCATTGTGATTGATACTTTCCATGGTTGGTTTGGCAGGCTCTTAGGTGCGGCGCCAATCTCAACCGGTATTCAGCCTGGCTTTAGTTTGCGAGAAGATGCAAAGCGTTTGCAAGATGAGTGCCTGGATGACTGGTGGGGTAATTTGCCTGAAGGCATTCAAGTGCATTACGACACCCTATTAAAGGCGCTTGGTGCAAGTGAGACCCAAAAGTTCCTGATGAGTAATTACAGCCTTTTTAAGCAAAGAGGCGCTTGGACCTTCTTCTCGCAAGCATGCAAAGCCCATGGCACTACCCCGATTGAAAAACTCAAAACGGATTTATCAAGACTGAAAATTGATAATCCGCTCAATGGAGTTTGGAATGACATCAATGCCAAAGCAGACTTAGAGTTTTTACATCGCTGCTTTACTAATAGCAGCGCTACAGAAATGGCTTACGCACCCAGCATTCAGATGGCAATCGACCTCAAGGCCAAGGGTGGTGATGTGATGGAGATGGCGTCGATATTGCAGCCCATATTTTTGACTCAAGACGACACCAATCGCACTTCGAATGACAAAGCTGCCGGCGATCTTAAGAAATACCTTAAAAAAGAGGGTGAGCTAGATCGCGAGCAAGAGCATGTGACTTATAAACAAGCTTGGGCAACAGCGTTCTTAGAATTTGTTGCTTGGAAAAAAGAGCAAGAGGCCTTCGCGCTCAATGAAGCCTGGTTTGCAATGAGCGCCGCAATGATGGATCACGTCAACATGACCAAAGAGTCCATGCGTGTGCGTGACTTTGATGACTTGGAGATCGGCGTCAGTCAGCTAATGGCGGACTCTGCTAATGCAGCCTACTTGCAGTCGAGACTAGATGCGAAGTACAGGCATATCTTGGTGGATGAGTTTCAGGACACCAACCCCTTGCAGTGGCAAATTCTGCGGGCATGGTTAGAGGGTTATGGTCAGGATGAATCGAAGCCCTCTATTTTTATCGTAGGCGATCCCAAACAATCGATTTACCGATTCCGCCGCGCCGACCCGAGATTATTTAATGATGCGCAGGCTTTCTTAGTAAAAGAGATGCAGGCAGCCTCATTAAACCAAAACACTACCCGTCGTAATGCACCAAAAATCAACGATGCAGTAAATCAGATCTTCGGCACTGAACAATTGCCGGAGTCATATCCGTTTACTGCGCAAAACACTTTATGGAAAGCGCCCGTAGGAAATACTGCAGAAGCGCCATATTCAAACGAGGGTGAAGCCTATTTATTGCCTCTCGTGAAACACGAAGCCGAAGAGCTAGAGCAAAGAGCAGGCAATGCTTTTGAGCAAGCCATTGTGGATGCGCGGCAAACCGCTGATGTGACTCAGCGCTATGTTGAGGGGCAGCAAGTTAGTGCATTGATACAGCATCTGATTCAGACGCGTCCTGTGCTTGATCGCGTTAACGGTCAAGAGGTTTGGCGCAAGGCAAGAGAGAGTGATTTCTTATTATTGGTGAAGCGCCGCAAGTACCTCCCGCAATTCGAGCGTGCTCTACGTGAGGCAGGTTTAGCGTTCGAGAGTTCCAGACTCGGTGGTTTGCTCAATACCTTAGAGATTGATGACCTGATTGCACTCCTAACTGTTCTAGTCACGCCGCGCCATGATTTGCCGCTGGCCCAGGTATTGAGAAGTCCGATCTTTGCATTTACTGAAAGCCAAATGCAAACCCTCGCTAAGGCGCTGGCATCTAATCAATATCGATCTTGGTGGGATGCTTTGCAAGACAGCCCAGATGCCAGCTTGATGCAGGCAGCGCGGTATTTGGAGCATTGGCGCATGCTGGGTGAGCGTCTGCCAGTGCACGACTTGCTGGACCGCATCTATCAAGAGAGTGATTTGCGGATTAAATACGCAAGCGTTTCTCAAGAAATTGCCCGTGCGCAAGTTTTGGCCAACCTCGATGCCTTCCTAGAGCTGGCACTCAATCAAGATGGCGGCCGCTATCCAAGTCTGGGCCGCTTTATTGAAGAGATCAACACCATTCGTCGTGGCGATGATGATGAAACTCCAGATGAAGGTGATGTGGATGCTGAGCCTGATTTGGTAGAGCTCGATGAAGAGAGCGAGTTATCTGAGGAAGACAAAAACAAACGCGTTCGCATGATGACGATTCATGGGGCAAAAGGCTTGGAATCACCGTTTGTGATCATGCTGGACGCAAACCATACTGAAGGTAAGGCGGATCATCGTGGTGTCTTATTGGATTGGCCGCCCGAGAGTGAGAGCCCAAGCCATTTGTCGATGTATACCTCGGCCACCTTAACCAATCCTCGCAGCGAAGTGCGCGAACGCGAGCTACTCATTGGTAAGAACGAGAACTGGAATCTGCTCTACGTGGCAATGACCAGAGCAAAGCAGGGGCTATGCATTAGTGGTGTAGCAAAGGCGCCCACCGCAAAGAATCCTTCAGGCTTAGATGAGAAGTCTTGGTATGGCAGAGCGATGCTAGGCCAACTAAGCATTCTTGAAGATCAACCCGCACCATTAAAAAATACAAGCCCAACGCAAACAAGTCAGAAACCAGGCAATCCAAAGAATTTCATGATGGATGACTTTGAGGTTTCCTGGGTTGCGGCTAGGGTGAGTCATGAGCAGCAGCTTAAAGATATCGAGAGTGGCTTGACCTTGGAAATATTCCAAGACGATAGCAACACACCAGATAACTCCAAAATATTGGAAGAGGGCGTGCACTTTCATCAACTGCTAGAGCATCTCACCCTGCAAACTGGAGCAACAGAACCAGAAGTCATGAGCACAGAACAAATCGCTCGCTGGCTTGGCATTAGTAATGAATCAGCAAGCAAAGCGCTAGACCAAGCAAGCACTGTTCTCAACACTCAGGAGCTTGAGCAATACCTCACGTCAAATCAGTGGGTGCAAGCCTGGAATGAGATTGATGTTGTGAGCTTGGATGGCAAGAGCTTCCGCCTAGATCGCTTAGTAGAGTTTGATGGCCACTTGGCCATCCTCGATTACAAGCTCACGATCCCCGAGGTGGGTAGTGAAGCTCACAATAAATACCGCTCACAGCTGAACAACTACAAACAAGAGCTGGCCAGAATACGTCCAGATAAGCCTGCCAAAGCCTTTTTAATCTCCGCCAAGGGTGAGATTCGAGAAATTACTTAA
- a CDS encoding PD-(D/E)XK nuclease family protein has translation MPHPFPTLSEQKQPHAWAIAPNASALKSLAEGIWNCAVQTKQRPLVVLSTAGPLMGMRTALEKYRPKDLPSHIAFLPQVMSFNDWLEAAPRAWKFPKKQTDLERWLSVYATLRKHKELQAWFKAETEAGSWGLAQAIIAACDTLSNSIAPSLQQELRNLITNQEQAITQNTQSWIEILEPILDRAIGQAYPALAKKVVDQEAQVLLTFWRYVTSSSDPAFRKQFAMAAHLEAVQKIAPANVRPLIWVETADPTPIDKQLIQGYLADYAQYAPAVEVTMNWESIALWAEALDPATPEEQKLQTIKTNIDNAYPGHWHLIAAKRFEELAWATAKTIEQQLINGKTNIALVAQDRLVARRARALLARLGPSLKIQDETGWKLSTTRAAAALNSWLELLRAPPEGPSAADLLEFLQNPFLDLGKCLNSNATRDAESLKGLVAQFEDILIASQAKSGWETFHMAIEGSVSHGSAAPNPLLLELLQSIRGRLNRWRGIKINCALAHQYLIDDLTLMGMTQGLETDSAGKQLLELLETFDFDEEHQQIAMRLNEWLSLLKTVIEESSYEEKGVSAAATLSILPLSSTRFREFESVVMVGCDEQQLPAFSEPPLFFSDALNRLLGGSSIEAQFIQQARDLSQLLISFQSVDLLWQSKSKSGEPLRPSAWIQRLQMDLPTWQAQNAGALFAPRNGVATPSKMAIAKLDSDLPMPVSMSPSAYKALRDCPYRYYVRSLLGLRRLKGFEEGFDASLAGQTLHKILRNFYHAMKSEAQKSTTPITAEPELRRAWMQDQLTLISEQVFKRLIEGDARVLGVLRDWQKQIPSFIQWQLDREAQGWQFHDAEVKVGFDLPFTDVDGNERHIRIEGYADRFDVSIQDPQAASVIDYKNQSLTRVEQRSEVVLDDPQLLIYARASNESNKIPGRAVNAAEWVALKADVKKDGDEAERSVVITEMPDLMQVFSEQMTEDVQSLWSGKPLKAFAPDSVCQYCEARGICRKGMW, from the coding sequence ATGCCGCACCCGTTCCCAACCCTATCTGAGCAAAAGCAGCCACATGCTTGGGCAATAGCACCCAATGCTAGTGCTCTGAAATCACTCGCTGAGGGTATTTGGAATTGTGCAGTGCAAACCAAACAACGCCCCTTAGTGGTGCTGAGCACGGCAGGCCCATTAATGGGGATGAGAACCGCTTTAGAGAAGTATCGCCCCAAGGATCTACCAAGCCATATTGCCTTCTTGCCTCAAGTGATGAGTTTTAACGACTGGCTAGAGGCAGCGCCGAGAGCATGGAAATTTCCTAAAAAGCAAACCGATTTAGAGCGCTGGTTGTCTGTATACGCCACGCTTCGTAAGCACAAAGAGCTGCAAGCATGGTTTAAGGCAGAAACTGAAGCAGGGTCATGGGGATTGGCGCAGGCCATTATTGCAGCTTGCGATACCTTATCTAACTCAATAGCACCTAGCCTTCAGCAAGAGCTACGCAATCTGATTACCAATCAAGAGCAGGCGATTACCCAAAATACGCAATCTTGGATCGAAATTCTAGAGCCAATATTGGATCGCGCCATTGGTCAAGCATACCCAGCCCTGGCCAAAAAAGTAGTTGATCAAGAAGCGCAAGTACTACTGACATTTTGGAGGTATGTCACTAGCTCAAGCGACCCAGCGTTTAGAAAGCAATTTGCTATGGCCGCCCATCTCGAGGCTGTCCAGAAAATTGCACCAGCAAATGTCAGACCCTTAATTTGGGTAGAGACGGCAGATCCAACTCCGATTGATAAGCAGCTCATTCAGGGATATTTAGCGGACTATGCGCAATATGCCCCAGCGGTTGAAGTAACTATGAATTGGGAGTCGATTGCGCTCTGGGCAGAGGCCTTAGATCCCGCCACTCCTGAAGAGCAAAAGCTACAAACCATCAAAACAAATATCGACAATGCGTATCCAGGGCATTGGCATCTGATTGCCGCGAAGCGATTCGAAGAGTTAGCGTGGGCAACAGCCAAAACCATTGAGCAACAGTTAATCAACGGTAAAACGAATATCGCCTTAGTAGCGCAAGATCGTCTTGTTGCCAGAAGGGCGCGCGCATTACTGGCACGCCTTGGACCATCCCTCAAGATCCAAGATGAAACTGGTTGGAAGTTGTCTACTACCAGAGCAGCAGCAGCGCTCAATAGTTGGCTAGAGTTGTTACGTGCTCCACCTGAAGGGCCTAGCGCCGCCGACCTATTGGAGTTCTTGCAAAATCCATTCTTAGATCTGGGAAAGTGCCTTAACTCCAACGCTACTCGTGATGCAGAATCTTTAAAGGGATTAGTTGCGCAGTTTGAGGATATTTTGATTGCTAGCCAAGCTAAATCCGGTTGGGAAACTTTCCACATGGCGATCGAGGGATCGGTCTCCCACGGTTCAGCTGCGCCTAATCCGCTTTTACTAGAGCTCCTGCAGTCCATACGTGGCCGACTCAATCGCTGGCGTGGAATCAAAATCAATTGCGCTCTAGCCCATCAATATCTGATAGATGATCTAACCCTAATGGGTATGACCCAAGGCTTGGAAACAGATTCTGCTGGCAAACAATTGCTAGAGCTTTTGGAAACATTCGATTTTGATGAAGAGCATCAGCAAATTGCGATGCGCTTAAATGAATGGCTGAGTTTATTAAAGACCGTCATTGAAGAGTCTTCTTATGAGGAGAAGGGCGTTAGTGCTGCAGCTACCCTGAGCATCCTGCCACTCAGCTCCACTCGTTTCAGAGAATTTGAATCTGTTGTGATGGTGGGCTGTGATGAACAGCAGCTCCCTGCATTTTCAGAGCCACCATTATTTTTCTCTGATGCCTTGAATCGTCTCTTGGGTGGATCGAGTATCGAGGCACAGTTTATTCAGCAGGCACGAGATTTATCTCAATTACTCATCTCTTTCCAAAGTGTTGATCTCCTTTGGCAAAGCAAAAGTAAGAGTGGGGAGCCATTAAGACCATCGGCTTGGATCCAGCGCCTCCAAATGGATTTACCGACTTGGCAGGCACAAAATGCCGGCGCCTTATTTGCCCCTCGTAATGGCGTAGCAACACCATCCAAAATGGCGATCGCAAAACTAGATTCAGATTTGCCAATGCCAGTCTCGATGAGTCCAAGTGCTTACAAAGCCTTGCGTGACTGTCCTTATCGATACTATGTACGTAGCCTACTGGGCCTGCGCAGACTCAAAGGTTTTGAAGAGGGCTTTGATGCTTCTCTTGCTGGGCAAACTCTCCACAAGATTTTGCGTAATTTCTATCACGCCATGAAAAGCGAGGCGCAAAAATCCACCACACCAATCACTGCAGAACCAGAGCTGCGCCGCGCTTGGATGCAAGATCAGCTCACACTGATCTCCGAACAGGTATTTAAGCGTTTAATTGAAGGGGATGCCAGAGTCTTGGGTGTCTTAAGGGATTGGCAAAAACAAATCCCTAGTTTTATTCAGTGGCAGTTAGATCGTGAGGCTCAAGGTTGGCAGTTCCACGACGCCGAAGTGAAGGTTGGCTTTGATCTGCCGTTTACGGATGTAGATGGCAATGAGCGCCATATCCGGATTGAGGGTTACGCAGATCGCTTTGATGTCAGCATCCAAGATCCTCAAGCCGCATCAGTCATTGACTATAAGAATCAGAGCCTCACTAGAGTCGAGCAGCGCTCTGAAGTGGTGCTAGATGACCCACAGTTATTAATCTATGCCAGAGCCTCTAATGAGAGCAACAAGATCCCTGGGCGCGCAGTCAATGCTGCTGAGTGGGTTGCTTTAAAGGCTGATGTGAAAAAGGATGGCGATGAAGCGGAGCGTTCAGTAGTCATCACAGAAATGCCAGACCTGATGCAAGTATTTTCTGAGCAAATGACTGAAGATGTGCAATCGCTTTGGTCCGGCAAACCCCTCAAGGCGTTTGCACCCGATAGCGTTTGTCAGTATTGCGAAGCTCGGGGTATTTGCAGAAAGGGGATGTGGTGA
- the trxA gene encoding thioredoxin TrxA produces MSAGIKYVTDASFEEDVLKSDKPVLLDFWAEWCGPCKMIGPILEELAGEYGDKIQIAKMNVDENQGVPAQFNIRGIPTLILFKNGTVTAQKVGALAKSQLTAFIDSHL; encoded by the coding sequence ATGAGTGCCGGCATCAAGTATGTAACTGACGCTTCTTTCGAGGAAGACGTTCTCAAGTCCGATAAACCTGTTCTCTTGGACTTCTGGGCTGAGTGGTGCGGTCCTTGCAAGATGATCGGCCCTATTTTGGAAGAGCTGGCTGGCGAATATGGTGACAAGATCCAAATCGCTAAGATGAACGTGGATGAGAACCAAGGCGTTCCTGCCCAGTTCAATATTCGCGGCATCCCTACATTGATCCTCTTTAAGAATGGCACCGTTACTGCTCAAAAAGTAGGCGCTTTGGCCAAATCTCAGTTGACCGCGTTTATTGATAGTCATCTGTAA
- the rho gene encoding transcription termination factor Rho — MQLSELKVLHVSALLEMAASLEIENTQRMRKQELMFAILKKRAKEGESVFGDGTLEVLPDGFGFLRSPDASYMASPDDIYISPAQIRRFNLHTGDSVEGEVRTPKDGERYFALVKVDKINGLAPEALKNRIMFENLTPLHPNRVIQLERDIKAEENLTGRIIDMISPIGYGQRGLIVSSPKSGKTVMMQHIAHAISANNPDAILIVLLVDERPEEVTEMQRSVRGEVVASTFDEPAVRHVQVAEMVIEKAKRLVEMKKDVIILLDSITRLARAYNTVIPSSGKVLSGGVDANALQRPKRFFGAARNVEEGGSLTIIATALIETGSRMDDLIYEEFKGTGNMEVHLERRLAERRVYPSINLNKSGTRREELLVKAENLQKIWVLRKLLADMDDIEAMNFIVDKLKSTKNNGEFFDLMRKGG; from the coding sequence ATGCAATTATCTGAACTCAAAGTACTCCACGTATCCGCCCTGCTTGAAATGGCAGCCAGCCTGGAGATTGAAAATACCCAACGTATGCGCAAACAAGAGTTGATGTTTGCCATTCTCAAGAAGCGCGCCAAGGAAGGTGAATCTGTTTTCGGTGACGGTACTTTGGAAGTGTTGCCTGATGGCTTTGGTTTCTTGCGCTCCCCAGATGCCTCTTATATGGCTTCTCCGGATGACATCTATATCTCCCCTGCGCAGATCCGCCGCTTTAACCTGCACACTGGTGACAGCGTTGAAGGCGAGGTTCGTACCCCTAAGGATGGTGAGCGCTACTTTGCCCTAGTCAAAGTAGACAAGATCAACGGTTTGGCTCCTGAGGCCCTGAAGAACCGCATCATGTTCGAAAACTTAACGCCTCTGCATCCCAATCGCGTGATTCAATTAGAGCGTGATATCAAGGCTGAAGAGAATTTAACAGGCCGCATCATCGATATGATCTCCCCGATTGGCTATGGCCAGCGTGGCTTGATCGTGTCTTCACCTAAATCCGGTAAGACTGTGATGATGCAGCACATTGCTCATGCGATCTCCGCAAACAATCCCGATGCAATCTTGATCGTATTGTTAGTTGATGAGCGTCCTGAGGAAGTTACTGAAATGCAGCGCTCTGTTCGTGGAGAAGTGGTTGCCTCAACATTTGATGAGCCAGCCGTGCGTCACGTTCAAGTTGCCGAGATGGTGATTGAAAAGGCTAAGCGTTTAGTTGAGATGAAAAAAGATGTGATCATCTTGCTTGACTCAATTACCCGTCTGGCTCGCGCTTACAACACTGTTATTCCCTCATCTGGAAAAGTACTCTCTGGTGGTGTGGATGCTAACGCATTGCAACGTCCAAAGCGCTTCTTCGGGGCGGCGCGTAACGTGGAAGAAGGTGGTTCCCTCACCATCATTGCCACTGCCTTGATTGAAACGGGTAGCCGTATGGACGACCTTATCTACGAGGAGTTCAAAGGTACCGGCAATATGGAAGTGCACCTTGAGCGTCGTTTGGCTGAGCGTCGTGTTTACCCATCAATTAACCTCAACAAGTCTGGCACCCGTCGTGAAGAGTTGCTAGTTAAAGCTGAAAACCTCCAGAAAATCTGGGTATTGCGTAAATTATTGGCTGATATGGACGATATTGAGGCGATGAACTTTATTGTTGATAAGCTCAAATCCACCAAAAATAACGGTGAATTCTTCGATTTAATGCGTAAGGGTGGTTAA
- a CDS encoding type B 50S ribosomal protein L31, producing MKPGIHPEYREIVFVDVSNNFSFKTRSTMSTKETIKWEDGKEYPLSKIETSSESHPFYTGTQKIMDTAGRVEKFRQKFGTKAVAKATGDGAAKTAEKKAAAAEAKAAEKPAKKK from the coding sequence ATGAAACCTGGCATTCACCCCGAATATCGTGAAATCGTCTTTGTAGACGTTTCTAACAACTTCAGCTTCAAGACTCGCTCCACTATGTCTACTAAAGAGACAATCAAGTGGGAAGATGGCAAAGAATATCCTTTGTCCAAGATCGAGACTTCATCTGAATCACACCCCTTCTACACTGGTACCCAGAAGATTATGGATACTGCCGGTCGTGTTGAGAAATTCCGTCAGAAGTTCGGCACTAAAGCTGTTGCTAAGGCAACTGGTGATGGCGCTGCAAAAACAGCTGAGAAAAAAGCTGCTGCTGCAGAAGCTAAAGCTGCTGAAAAGCCAGCTAAGAAGAAGTAA
- a CDS encoding ArnT family glycosyltransferase, whose translation MVKLTAAATTSIPRIIIFALTLVYGFAGLFLRDPWKNEDAIGFGGMWALQHGKALDWIVPHLAGRDVSLGAPFPYWLGATLMDLFGPLIGMANAARLYAAVCFFAAALAIWYATYLLGRRPEVQPMVLAVGGQPGRKNYGMTLADGALLIFLACVGLAQRAHETTPMMAQLMGISIVLYGTVRGLDKPWQGGFWTGLGIAIVALSSNLTLSLIIVSSTIIAVIASNAKLRFRWTLTSTVLGLIGFAIWPALWYLGNLSPEWRHIAEEGWRNMPEMRATPSIESLGFLSINFWAYAWPVWPLAIISLAHWGRVKEAGQWRAPHLCIPLSLFIGCLIYVLFRLEANEHDLIILIPSLSVIAAFSLPILKRGLISFIDWFAMFSFTMIALAIWIIWLAKVTGFPESTAANIARLLPGFQAQFDYIGFLIALLITGIWLAIVRWRTSRAPKEIWRCLIISASGTTLMWVLLMTLWLPTINYAKTYRYVSDRLESIIANTPGCIDTTNLGPAQLASFSYFTKLPLRDDSSCNLMLTHSSLEAKAYASLNKKKIELLWEDRRASDRDERLRLYQITSAGNE comes from the coding sequence ATGGTTAAACTCACCGCCGCCGCCACCACCTCCATTCCACGCATCATTATTTTTGCGTTGACTTTGGTCTATGGTTTTGCCGGCCTCTTTCTGCGTGACCCCTGGAAGAACGAAGATGCCATCGGATTTGGTGGCATGTGGGCTTTGCAACACGGCAAAGCACTGGATTGGATTGTTCCGCACCTTGCGGGGCGTGATGTCTCTCTTGGCGCACCCTTTCCCTACTGGCTAGGTGCCACCCTAATGGATCTATTTGGCCCATTGATTGGGATGGCCAATGCGGCACGCCTCTATGCGGCAGTTTGCTTCTTTGCTGCTGCTCTAGCCATTTGGTATGCGACTTATCTATTGGGACGTCGCCCAGAAGTTCAGCCGATGGTGCTGGCAGTTGGTGGTCAACCGGGTCGCAAAAACTATGGCATGACTTTGGCTGATGGCGCTCTATTGATTTTCTTAGCTTGCGTTGGACTTGCGCAACGTGCGCATGAGACAACGCCGATGATGGCGCAACTCATGGGAATTAGCATTGTTCTGTACGGCACCGTCCGTGGTTTAGATAAACCTTGGCAAGGTGGCTTTTGGACTGGTCTTGGTATCGCGATCGTTGCCCTCTCAAGCAATCTCACGCTGAGCCTCATCATCGTGAGCTCCACCATCATTGCGGTCATTGCGAGCAATGCAAAGTTACGCTTTCGCTGGACCTTAACTAGTACTGTTTTGGGTCTGATTGGCTTTGCGATTTGGCCTGCGCTTTGGTATTTAGGCAATCTCAGTCCTGAGTGGCGTCATATCGCCGAAGAAGGCTGGCGCAATATGCCAGAGATGCGCGCAACGCCTTCTATTGAATCCCTAGGATTTCTCAGTATCAACTTCTGGGCTTACGCTTGGCCAGTTTGGCCATTAGCCATCATCTCCCTCGCGCACTGGGGTCGGGTGAAAGAAGCAGGTCAATGGCGCGCTCCTCATCTATGCATTCCGCTAAGTTTATTTATTGGCTGCTTGATTTATGTTCTGTTCCGCTTAGAAGCAAACGAACATGACCTCATCATTTTGATTCCGAGTTTGTCGGTCATTGCTGCATTTAGCTTGCCGATTCTTAAACGTGGCCTGATAAGTTTTATTGATTGGTTTGCGATGTTTAGCTTCACCATGATTGCTTTGGCCATTTGGATTATTTGGCTCGCAAAAGTGACCGGCTTCCCAGAATCCACCGCCGCAAATATAGCGCGACTTTTACCAGGCTTTCAGGCACAGTTTGATTACATTGGTTTTCTTATTGCTCTTCTCATTACCGGCATCTGGTTAGCAATTGTGCGCTGGAGAACTTCTCGCGCCCCTAAAGAAATCTGGCGCTGTCTCATCATCTCCGCCTCTGGTACTACTTTGATGTGGGTTCTCCTGATGACCTTGTGGTTACCAACGATTAATTACGCCAAGACCTATCGTTATGTTTCTGATCGTCTGGAAAGCATTATTGCCAATACGCCGGGATGCATTGACACCACCAATCTAGGTCCAGCTCAACTAGCTTCATTTAGCTATTTCACAAAACTGCCTTTGCGTGATGATTCCAGCTGCAATCTGATGTTGACTCACAGTTCTCTAGAGGCTAAAGCTTATGCCAGCCTCAATAAAAAGAAAATTGAATTACTATGGGAAGATCGCCGTGCGTCTGACCGTGATGAGCGCCTGCGCCTGTATCAAATTACTTCTGCAGGTAATGAATAA